A genomic region of Devosia ginsengisoli contains the following coding sequences:
- a CDS encoding HAD-IA family hydrolase, which translates to MTRAVFFDVDGVLVHGMHARPELSRRWDTALLADMGVDPERFTQEFIFGVFIKKVIVGKMSVIEALERHLPSLGYKGSPMVFHHYWLMQDSVLNQPLLDHIRVLRAQPDIRLFIATNQEHLRATWLWSHLGLSELFDDIFYSARAGIRKPEKGFFDFIDQRIGPQAEPPLFFDDTPKVIQGASAHGWEAVLFETLEDCTTHPWIAARL; encoded by the coding sequence ATGGCGTGCTGGTGCATGGCATGCATGCCCGCCCCGAACTGAGCCGGCGCTGGGATACGGCATTGCTCGCCGATATGGGCGTCGATCCGGAGCGGTTCACCCAGGAATTCATCTTCGGTGTCTTCATCAAGAAGGTGATCGTCGGCAAGATGTCCGTCATCGAGGCGCTAGAACGCCATCTGCCATCGCTGGGCTACAAGGGCTCGCCGATGGTGTTTCACCATTACTGGCTCATGCAGGACAGCGTCCTCAACCAGCCGCTGCTCGACCATATCCGGGTGTTGCGGGCCCAGCCGGACATCCGCCTCTTCATCGCGACCAATCAGGAGCATCTGCGGGCCACCTGGCTGTGGAGCCATCTCGGCCTCAGCGAGCTGTTCGACGACATTTTCTATTCCGCCCGCGCCGGCATACGGAAACCCGAAAAGGGCTTCTTCGACTTCATCGACCAGCGCATCGGCCCGCAAGCGGAGCCACCGCTGTTCTTCGACGACACGCCCAAGGTCATCCAGGGCGCCAGCGCCCATGGCTGGGAAGCCGTGCTGTTCGAGACCCTGGAAGACTGCACCACCCATCCCTGGATCGCCGCCCGGTTATAG
- the grxD gene encoding Grx4 family monothiol glutaredoxin — protein MTDINAFIDDKVKNNDVFLFMKGSPDFPQCGFSGQVVQILSYLGVEYGSANVLESEELRDGIKAYTNWPTIPQLYVKGEFVGGADIVREMFQAGELQSHLQNAGIAVKQTA, from the coding sequence ATGACCGATATCAACGCCTTCATCGACGACAAGGTGAAGAACAACGACGTGTTCCTCTTCATGAAGGGCTCGCCCGATTTCCCGCAATGCGGTTTCTCCGGCCAGGTCGTGCAGATTCTCAGCTATCTCGGCGTCGAATACGGCAGCGCCAACGTTCTCGAAAGCGAAGAGCTGCGCGACGGCATCAAGGCCTATACCAACTGGCCGACCATTCCCCAGCTCTATGTGAAGGGCGAATTCGTCGGCGGCGCCGATATCGTGCGCGAAATGTTCCAGGCCGGCGAACTCCAGTCGCACCTGCAGAATGCCGGCATTGCCGTCAAGCAGACCGCCTGA
- a CDS encoding MFS transporter produces the protein MTTSALRPAVPLLVLIIAGCIIAAVGNGIRSSFGLFTLPMTGDLGLTREGWGMAMAIQNLAWGIAQPFAGAWADRVGTGRTIAVGLAVYAIGVLAMAFSPDTGWLTLTAGVIAGVGIAVSSFSVVMVAFGRAVPMEKRSLIFGVATAASSFGQFAFAPISQGFINAFGWQSALVYLGVALLLVIPLSYALRGRTENPVGHADLPFMEALSRAWGHGSYRLLVIGFFVCGFHLAFINVHMPAYLVQCGLSPEVGSWTIAVIGLFNIAGSLLAGYLGGRLPKQMMLATIYFLRAVAIGLFLLFPVTEVTAYTFAAAMGLLWLSTVPLTAGLVTLFFGARYMGMLYGVAFLSHQIGSFVGVWLGGYVYDQTGSYSLVWYLGIVLGLASAAVHIPINERSASSFALKTA, from the coding sequence ATGACCACCTCCGCGCTCCGCCCCGCAGTTCCGCTGCTCGTGCTGATCATTGCCGGCTGCATCATTGCCGCCGTGGGCAATGGCATTCGCAGCAGCTTCGGCCTGTTCACCCTGCCGATGACCGGCGATCTCGGGTTGACGCGCGAAGGCTGGGGCATGGCCATGGCCATCCAGAACCTGGCCTGGGGCATTGCCCAACCCTTCGCCGGCGCCTGGGCCGATCGCGTCGGCACCGGCCGCACCATCGCCGTGGGTCTTGCCGTCTACGCAATAGGCGTGCTGGCCATGGCCTTCTCGCCCGATACCGGCTGGCTGACGCTGACCGCTGGCGTGATTGCCGGCGTGGGCATTGCCGTCAGTTCGTTCTCGGTGGTCATGGTGGCCTTCGGCCGCGCCGTGCCCATGGAAAAGCGCTCGCTGATCTTCGGCGTGGCCACCGCCGCTTCGTCCTTCGGCCAGTTCGCCTTCGCCCCCATCAGCCAGGGCTTCATCAATGCCTTTGGCTGGCAATCGGCCCTGGTCTATCTGGGCGTGGCTCTGCTGCTGGTCATTCCGCTGAGCTATGCCCTGCGCGGCCGCACCGAAAACCCGGTCGGCCATGCCGACCTGCCCTTCATGGAAGCGCTGTCCCGCGCCTGGGGCCATGGCTCCTATCGTCTGCTGGTGATCGGCTTCTTTGTCTGCGGTTTCCACCTAGCCTTCATCAACGTCCACATGCCCGCCTATCTGGTGCAATGCGGCCTGTCGCCGGAAGTCGGCTCGTGGACCATCGCGGTTATCGGCCTGTTCAACATCGCCGGCTCGCTGCTGGCCGGCTATCTCGGCGGGCGCCTGCCCAAGCAGATGATGCTGGCGACCATCTATTTCCTGCGTGCCGTGGCCATCGGCCTCTTCCTGCTGTTCCCGGTCACCGAAGTCACCGCCTATACCTTCGCCGCCGCCATGGGGCTGCTCTGGCTCTCGACCGTCCCGCTGACCGCGGGCCTGGTCACCCTGTTCTTCGGCGCGCGCTATATGGGCATGCTCTATGGCGTGGCCTTCCTCAGCCACCAGATCGGCTCCTTTGTCGGGGTGTGGCTGGGCGGCTATGTCTATGACCAAACCGGCTCCTATAGCCTGGTCTGGTATCTCGGCATCGTGCTGGGCCTGGCCTCGGCAGCGGTGCATATCCCGATCAACGAACGCAGCGCCTCCAGCTTCGCCCTAAAAACGGCCTAG
- a CDS encoding multidrug effflux MFS transporter encodes MSDHFTRVLSRPEFIALIAALMALNALAIDVMLPALPYMGEALGVTSENERQFVISAYMLGMGIAVLAFGPLTDRFGRRAPLLVGMGLYIVAAIVAVFAPSFAVLLVLRFIQGMGAASVRVIATAVVRDRYSGREMAEVMSLTFMVFMAIPIIAPGIGQVILLVGDWHNIFIFMGVLAAIFWVWTFMRLPETLPENQRRPLSIKAVFDGFRIVFTNRVAFSYGLAGMFLFGALFGFISSSQQIYVDIYGLGVYFPVAFAAMAGLMAVSSFTNSRIVRRLGMRRLSHGAMLSFTGFSGIWLAFALSGFLPLWLFFSLLAVVMFSFGWAASNMNSLSMEPLGAVAGTASAVFGFIQTVGGALIGSYTGQLFDGTTVPAAMGYFGMGVLALICILVAERGRLFGVGEQYAHADAIPEAGH; translated from the coding sequence ATGTCCGATCATTTCACGCGAGTTCTCTCGCGCCCCGAATTCATTGCCCTCATCGCTGCCCTGATGGCGCTCAATGCACTGGCGATCGACGTCATGCTGCCGGCGCTGCCCTATATGGGCGAGGCGCTCGGCGTCACCAGCGAGAACGAACGGCAATTCGTCATCTCGGCCTATATGCTGGGCATGGGCATTGCTGTGCTCGCCTTCGGCCCGTTGACCGATCGCTTCGGCCGCCGCGCGCCGCTGCTGGTCGGCATGGGGCTCTATATCGTCGCCGCCATCGTCGCCGTCTTCGCCCCGAGCTTTGCCGTGCTGCTGGTGCTGCGTTTCATCCAGGGCATGGGGGCGGCCAGCGTGCGCGTCATCGCCACCGCGGTGGTGCGTGACCGTTATTCGGGCCGCGAAATGGCCGAGGTCATGTCGCTGACCTTCATGGTCTTCATGGCCATTCCCATCATCGCGCCCGGCATCGGCCAGGTCATCCTGCTGGTCGGCGACTGGCACAATATCTTCATCTTCATGGGCGTGCTGGCCGCTATCTTCTGGGTCTGGACGTTCATGCGCCTGCCCGAAACCCTGCCGGAAAACCAGCGCCGCCCGCTGAGCATCAAGGCGGTGTTCGACGGCTTCCGCATCGTCTTCACCAACCGCGTGGCCTTCTCCTATGGCCTGGCCGGCATGTTCCTGTTCGGCGCGCTGTTCGGCTTCATCAGCTCGTCCCAGCAGATCTATGTCGATATCTACGGCCTGGGCGTCTATTTCCCCGTTGCCTTCGCGGCCATGGCCGGGCTGATGGCGGTGTCGTCCTTTACCAATTCGCGCATCGTCCGTCGTCTCGGCATGCGTCGGTTGTCGCATGGCGCCATGCTGAGCTTCACCGGGTTCAGCGGCATCTGGCTGGCCTTCGCATTGTCAGGCTTCCTGCCACTGTGGCTGTTCTTCTCGCTGCTGGCCGTGGTCATGTTCAGCTTCGGCTGGGCCGCCTCGAACATGAACTCGCTCTCCATGGAACCGCTCGGTGCCGTGGCCGGCACGGCCTCGGCCGTGTTCGGCTTCATCCAGACCGTGGGCGGCGCGCTGATTGGCAGCTATACCGGCCAACTGTTCGATGGCACCACCGTTCCGGCCGCCATGGGCTATTTCGGCATGGGCGTGCTGGCGCTGATCTGCATCCTGGTCGCCGAGCGCGGCCGGCTATTCGGCGTCGGCGAGCAATATGCCCATGCCGACGCCATTCCCGAAGCCGGTCACTGA
- a CDS encoding ATP-dependent Clp protease proteolytic subunit has product MRDMMQLVPMVVEQTTRGERSFDIYSRLLRERIIFVNGEVEDNMASLVCAQLLFLEAENPKKEIYLYINSPGGVVTSAMAMYDTMQFIKAPVGTLCMGMAMSAGSFLLMAGEPGTRICLPNASIMLHQPSGGYQGKVTDIMLHAEESQRLKRRMHNLYAKHCGRTYEEVEAALERDHFMTPDQARDWGLVDHVYSDRSQIEGPAAPEIGQ; this is encoded by the coding sequence ATGCGCGACATGATGCAACTCGTCCCTATGGTCGTGGAACAGACCACGCGGGGAGAACGGAGCTTCGATATTTATTCCCGCCTGCTGCGGGAGCGGATCATCTTCGTCAATGGCGAGGTGGAGGACAATATGGCCAGCCTGGTCTGCGCCCAGTTGCTGTTCCTCGAGGCGGAAAATCCCAAGAAGGAAATCTACCTCTATATCAACTCGCCGGGCGGCGTCGTGACCTCGGCCATGGCCATGTATGACACGATGCAGTTCATCAAGGCGCCGGTGGGCACGCTGTGCATGGGCATGGCCATGTCGGCCGGCTCATTCCTGCTGATGGCGGGCGAGCCGGGCACGCGCATCTGCCTGCCCAATGCCTCGATCATGCTGCACCAGCCGTCAGGCGGTTATCAGGGCAAGGTCACCGATATCATGCTGCATGCCGAAGAGAGCCAGCGGCTCAAGCGGCGCATGCACAACCTTTACGCCAAGCATTGCGGACGCACCTATGAGGAGGTCGAGGCTGCGCTGGAGCGCGACCACTTCATGACGCCCGACCAGGCCCGCGACTGGGGTCTGGTCGATCATGTCTATAGCGACCGCAGCCAGATCGAAGGCCCGGCAGCGCCCGAAATCGGTCAGTGA
- a CDS encoding SRPBCC family protein, which produces MTETDALTFECALDAPPEKVWRALTVPEYLERWLKPEQAVELAVVTSEENKSLTYRWREAGEGAVMGMEDSLVTFELTPTSDGGTWFRLTHAPIAVPVAANSNLAGPLMMAA; this is translated from the coding sequence ATGACCGAAACGGATGCGCTGACCTTCGAATGCGCCCTGGATGCACCGCCGGAAAAGGTCTGGCGGGCGCTGACCGTGCCCGAATATCTGGAGCGCTGGCTCAAGCCCGAGCAGGCGGTCGAACTGGCCGTGGTCACCTCAGAGGAAAACAAGAGCCTCACCTATCGCTGGCGCGAAGCCGGGGAGGGCGCCGTCATGGGGATGGAGGACAGTCTCGTCACCTTCGAGCTGACGCCCACCAGCGATGGTGGCACCTGGTTCCGCCTGACCCATGCACCCATCGCGGTGCCGGTGGCGGCGAACAGCAACCTGGCCGGGCCGCTGATGATGGCCGCATAG
- a CDS encoding ArsR/SmtB family transcription factor yields the protein MSDADIFKVLADPTRRAMLERLAGAEMTATELREGFAISQPAMSQHLAVLRGAGLVSERREGRYAHYRVAPDGMAPLHEWLAKYRAFWPSRIDGLKDLLREMDQ from the coding sequence ATGAGCGATGCCGATATTTTCAAAGTGCTGGCCGATCCGACCCGCCGAGCCATGCTCGAGCGGCTGGCGGGGGCCGAGATGACGGCCACCGAGCTGCGCGAAGGCTTTGCCATCAGCCAGCCCGCCATGAGCCAGCATCTCGCCGTCTTGCGCGGGGCGGGGCTCGTCAGCGAGCGGCGCGAAGGGCGCTATGCGCATTATCGCGTCGCGCCGGACGGCATGGCGCCGCTGCATGAATGGCTGGCCAAATATCGCGCCTTCTGGCCGAGCCGGATCGACGGGCTCAAGGACCTGCTCAGGGAGATGGATCAATGA